The DNA region CGGGACGCCCATAGTGGTCTCCCGTCAGCTCCGAACCGGCGACGGCGTAACCCGAGTCCACCAGCTTGTCGACGATGGCTTTGGCGGGGGGCTTCTTCATCCAGTCGGAATCGCCGTCACGCACATAGCTGCCCATGCCGCGACACCAGAGGACAAGGGGGACAGCGCCGGAACCTTTGGCCGATTTGTAGTTCCTGGGTGTCCTTAGAAATGACCATTCGCCGCCGGCCTGGAAGAATACGGTCTGCGCGCCGTCTTTGAGTTGAGGAAGAGGTTTATCCATTACATGTCTCCTTGTTTTGCACTAAAAGTGAATCTCGTTCTTAATCGGGATACCATCCCCTAGCCCCTTTCCCGACTGCATCGGGACTGAGTACAGCCTGCTGGAAGGGGAAGAGAAAATAAGGAACCACAACCCCCTCCTTCGACCAGGCTCAGGACGGCGTCTAACTCCCCCTTCGCCTTCCAGGCCGAAGGTGGAGAACCTGAAGGGAAGGAATTACCCACCAAGAGTCGGTAAGGAGCCATTGTCTTTCTTTGGCTTCGAGAAGGGGTACCAACAGGGTTTCTATCCAATGCTGGTGCCTCCTTAAGATTTAAGGCCCCCCGATGAATCGGGGGGCCTTGGACAGATCTGTGCCTGAACAGGGTCTAGTTAGTCGGGACCTTCACGCCGTCCAGCAGCCGCTTGCCGTAGAGCCGCACCGCATTGTCCCAAAGGATCTTGCGCTTCGACTCGTTGGAGATGGGCTGGGCCATCATGTTGGGGACGGGCTCCCAGGGGTCGGGGGCGTCGGCGTGGGGGTAGTCGGTGTTGAAGATGATGCGCTCGTCGCCCACGTGCTTGATGAGGAAGTCGATGCCCAGCTCATCGGCGTCGCAGGCGATGAACATCTGGCGCTGGAAGTACTCCCAGGAGGTGGCCTTCAGGGGCTCGCCGTGGTAGGTGTTGGACTGGCGGCCTTCGGCGCACTTCTCCAATCGGTTGAGCCAGAAGGGCAGCCAGGAGGAGTTGGCTTCCAGAATGGATATCTTCAGCTTGGGGAAGCGGTCAAGGATGCCGGTCATGATGAAGTGGGCGACGCCGATCATGTCCTCGAAGGGGAAGTTGACGGCGTGGTGGATGGCGTTGAAGGGGCCTTCCATGCCGTTGTATCTGGCATAGGTGGCGGGGTCCTGGGTAATAGTCTCGTTGCCGTGGAGGGACAGAGGAATGTCAAAGTCCTGGGCCAGGTCCCAGACCTTGTCGAACTCCTCCTGGTGCCACCAGTGTCCCTGGGAGGGCGTGGATATGATTATGGTGGCGGCGCCCATCTCGCCGACGGCGCGATGCATCTCCTTGACAATCTCGTCGGAGGAGCCGCCTGGGACCACCGCGGCGAACTTGACGCGATGGTCCGTCTGGTCGCAGAAGTCCTTGGCCCAGTTGTTGTAGGCGCGGACGATGGCTGCGCCCAGGGGGATGTCCTTGCGGGATATCTGGGCGCCCAGGTGACCGCCGGTGGGCAGCGCGACCTGCACGTCCCAGCCGAACTTGTTCATGTCGTTGAGGCGGCTCTTGGGGCTCCACCAGTCGCGCCAGGCGTCGCCGTACTTCTTCTCCTGGTCTCGATAGCGTCGCACGGTGGAGGGCGAGACCTCACCTTTGCTCTTGGGGATGAGGACGCCG from SAR202 cluster bacterium includes:
- a CDS encoding amidohydrolase, which encodes MYHGFKVIDADAHFYEPPDIWNKYTEKAFYDRRPIIKESYMKSRLVYDGDGVLIPKSKGEVSPSTVRRYRDQEKKYGDAWRDWWSPKSRLNDMNKFGWDVQVALPTGGHLGAQISRKDIPLGAAIVRAYNNWAKDFCDQTDHRVKFAAVVPGGSSDEIVKEMHRAVGEMGAATIIISTPSQGHWWHQEEFDKVWDLAQDFDIPLSLHGNETITQDPATYARYNGMEGPFNAIHHAVNFPFEDMIGVAHFIMTGILDRFPKLKISILEANSSWLPFWLNRLEKCAEGRQSNTYHGEPLKATSWEYFQRQMFIACDADELGIDFLIKHVGDERIIFNTDYPHADAPDPWEPVPNMMAQPISNESKRKILWDNAVRLYGKRLLDGVKVPTN